AAATGAAAGAAGATCATACAGGGGGCTAATAGCACAAATACCAAGGATATTACAAAGAATAAGAATAATAATGAAAGAAAAAACTACACGTAAATTAACTTCTTGAAGCAATAAGTGCCAACAACAAACCAAACTATGAGAAGAATAACAAAGACTGCCAAATAAGCGAGAAAAGTTGCTCCTCCAAAGATGATTCCAAGACCCAAAACTATGAGAAATGGTAGATAGGACTTCAGAATAGATGATTTATTCACCCATCTTCCATTTAAGAACATAAAAATAGCCAGATTTACCACATTCCACCCACCAGCCCGAAACTTGAGTCTGTTTAAACAATTTGCTACGAACGAGTGGCAATTGCAAGTTAAAATGTTGTAAGATTGGTGCTGATATTCTTGGGTACCCTTCTGCAAGGTTTCGTCCCATGTGAACGCACCTCTTCCAGGCTCATCATGTTGATATCCATCTTCGTTGCTATATGCAGCAGAGTACTGGGTATAACCACACTGGCAACCATGATTTTGTACAAAA
This sequence is a window from Coffea eugenioides isolate CCC68of chromosome 7, Ceug_1.0, whole genome shotgun sequence. Protein-coding genes within it:
- the LOC113778152 gene encoding protein RTE1-HOMOLOG: MEPNTHPQHTLMIEENASHSMEVDPKRARFPCCIVWTPLPLLSWFIPFVGHLGICREDGVILDFAGPNYVCVDNFAFGAPTCYFQIGKDQCGYTQYSAAYSNEDGYQHDEPGRGAFTWDETLQKGTQEYQHQSYNILTCNCHSFVANCLNRLKFRAGGWNVVNLAIFMFLNGRWVNKSSILKSYLPFLIVLGLGIIFGGATFLAYLAVFVILLIVWFVVGTYCFKKLIYV